The following proteins are co-located in the Myxocyprinus asiaticus isolate MX2 ecotype Aquarium Trade chromosome 18, UBuf_Myxa_2, whole genome shotgun sequence genome:
- the LOC127456430 gene encoding beta-1,4-N-acetylgalactosaminyltransferase 3-like — protein sequence MMLNFLPVRKFKRNGKYILFVAVLMVGALAAYLEFVATSVWSNTDVSPRSESVIWANHGVRNVAQEDRISDVWTSKNITQNWKPEYKGLANLHSFEDWCGTSIAQLRKNLHYPLYPHSRTTVKKLAVSPSWTNYGLRIFGYIHPYADGDFLFAVSSDDNSEFWLSDDENPANLKLRAYVGKTGREWSAPGEYGKYASQISSLITMQMKKKYFFELIHKQNDQGTDHVEVAWQLRQPGNGFSIIDSKYISLYTNESSLKAGDVNHIPQTAASHVAPPQSSSQTPSHGADMLRANPRDLFHQVPLLDRTRLRGVLPDCIYNPSYIIKGYPLLRYQGLQFVHLSYVYPNDYTRLTHMESDNKCFYRGNNYYLDRYGFSNYIRLDLPENEEVFLKFKADSMRGQVVKPARIKDEGLQKAVKYKNEQNKVLPDYIDDNDDHILKGRRKLFSLQQHGNIIRLRKDREINRLEQIEQDNLPKEPQKLPREPQIQPEEPQYQLAQQKARRKGKSRRHVQDKRDIQNPPVEVRNQGQVLKAFEKDHMVAPPIHGDGMEKISDQQVPGGALKVAKWKPDLKERGVDQAPNQDGGIEVRPVQAPKSNSRERDPNLVAVLNGDIPMENGREEHNYKSLKVAVLGGVQVTNSTMFDEVQHQRGVFVNRLGNRADFLGEHVDQAPKNILDKEEVKKTMLKNNKEGFEPLDAGRVQADSIQWPKKQLGDRKVFLREHVNQVPKNALDREEVNKIMLKKGQGELAPLEGEGVHADSIQWPKKQLGDRKVFLREHVDQVPKNALDEEEVNKIMLKKGQGELAHLEGDGVHADLIQRPITRLGNKMVFLGEHVDVASKNALGIVEGKKIMLKNGQDEVAPLVGDRVQANPMRWPEDQQVLKVEEAAVQGGGVVMRGRSKPKHSLSENDNNTIKLSKHKNVVHHLGITQKPHRNLTNERKGWVIVGPATEKHNQWGNVQEVRLEKEEQIKDNAIHGGEAEVGRDDGDSWVGNGYSEEVDYELVNKAVFDVEVNWAQTFQVSPLDLHSTRSDWIDLKCNVSGNLLLSELDALSVVDAFMKKLNKKYPRQFSLHRIVNVEKRSDYSRGSRYLLELDLLEASGLHLRLAQYVYVKTTNERGYRKQKVHDAEIQLCNPYGFYWNPAATVHFIIPVKNQARWIQQFISDMEELYRLTGDQNFNVIITDFESTDMNIEQALQNSYLPRYQYLRLSGNFERSAGLQAGIDLITDVHSIVFLCDLHIHFPTGFIDTLRKHCVEGRMAFAPIVMRLNCGATPQEPDGYWEVNGFGLLGIYKSDLESIGGMNTKEFTDRWGGEDWELLDRILEGGLEVERIYLRNFFHHFHSKRGMWNRQPFRNT from the exons ACGTATCCCCACGCAGTGAAAGTGTCATTTGGGCAAATCATGGTGTTCGGAATGTG GCTCAAGAAGATCGCATCTCTGATGTTTGGACTTCTAAAAACATTACACAGAATTGGAAGCCAGAG TATAAAGGACTGGCTAATCTGCATAGTTTTGAGGACTGGTGTGGCACATCTATAGCTCAACTAAGAAAGAATCTACATTATCCACTGTATCCTCAT TCTCGTACTACTGTGAAGAAACTTGCTGTATCGCCCAGCTGGACCAATTATGGTCTCAGGATATTTGGCTACATACATCCGTATGCTGATG gtgacttcctgtttgcagTGTCGTCTGATGATAACAGTGAGTTCTGGCTCAGTGACGATGAAAATCCAGCCAATCTGAAACTTCGCGCTTACGTCGGAAAG ACTGGCAGAGAATGGAGCGCCCCAGGCGAGTATGGGAAATATGCCAGTCAGATATCAAGTCTCATTAC TATGcagatgaagaagaaatatttctTTGAGCTCATCCATAAACAAAATGATCAAGGAACGGACCATGTAGAGGTTGCG TGGCAACTCAGACAGCCTGGGAATGGATTTTCAATCATCGATTCCAAGTACatctccctctacacca acgAGTCATCGCTGAAGGCAGGAGATGTCAATCACATTCCTCAGACTGCTGCCAGTCATGTAGCTCCGCCCCAGAGCTCCTCTCAGACTCCGTCCCATGGAGCAGATATGCTGAGGGCCAATCCACGTGATTTATTTCATCAGG TTCCATTACTGGACAGGACGCGTTTGCGTGGTGTTTTACCAGACTGCATCTATAACCCCAGTTATATCATAAAGGGATATCCTCTTCTGCGCTACCAGGGCCTGCAGTTC GTGCATCTCTCTTACGTGTATCCTAATGACTACACACGGCTCACACATATGGAGAGCGATAACAAATGTTTCTACCGTGGGAATAATTACTACCTCGACAG ATACGGCTTCTCAAACTACATCAGACTGGATCTGCCTGAGAATGAAGAGGTATTCCTCAAATTCAAAG CAGACAGCATGCGAGGACAAGTGGTGAAGCCAGCCAGAATTAAAGATGAAGGATTGCAGAAAgctgtaaaatataaaaatgagcaGAACAAGGTTCTACCTGATTacattgatgataatgatgacCACATTCTGAAGGGACGGCGAAAGCTGTTCTCTCTCCAGCAACATGGCAACATTATTAGGCTGAGAAAGGACAGAGAAATAAATAGACTAGAGCAGATAGAACAAGACAACCTACCCAAAGAACCACAAAAACTGCCCAGGGAGCCACAGATCCAACCTGAGGAACCACAGTACCAATTGGCACAACAGAAAGCAAGAAGAAAGGGAAAAAGCAGACGCCATGTACAAGACAAACGTGACATCCAAAACCCACCTGTTGAAGTGAGGAACCAGGGCCAGGTTCTCAAAGCTTTTGAAAAAGACCACATGGTTGCACCGCCGATTCATGGAGATGGCATGGAGAAGATATCTGACCAGCAGGTTCCTGGAGGAGCTCTGAAAGTAGCCAAATGGAAGCCAGATTTGAAAGAACGAGGAGTTGACCAAGCGCCCAATCAGGATGGAGGAATTGAAGTCCGCCCTGTACAAGCCCCAAAAAGCAATAGTAGGGAAAGAGATCCAAACCTTGTTGCAGTCTTAAATGGAGATATTCCAATGGAGAATGGGCGAGAAGAACATAATTATAAGTCTTTGAAAGTAGCTGTGTTAGGTGGAGTTCAGGTAACCAACTCTACCATGTTTGATGAGGTCCAACATCAACGTGGTGTCTTTGTAAATCGGTTGGGTAATAGGGCTGACTTTCTGGGAGAACATGTGGACCAGGCACCCAAGAATATATTAGACAAGGAAGAAGTGAAGAAAACCATGTTAAAGAACAATAAAGAGGGATTTGAACCATTGGATGCAGGCCGAGTCCAAGCAGACTCAATACAATGGCCCAAAAAACAGTTGGGTGATAGGAAAGTGTTTCTGAGGGAACATGTAAACCAAGTGCCCAAGAATGCATTAGACAGGGAAGAAGTGAATAAGATTATGTTGAAGAAAGGTCAAGGTGAATTGGCACCCTTAGAAGGGGAAGGAGTCCATGCAGACTCAATTCAATGGCCCAAAAAACAGTTGGGTGATAGGAAAGTGTTTCTGAGAGAACATGTAGACCAAGTGCCCAAGAATGCATTAGATGAGGAAGAAGTGAATAAGATCATGTTGAAGAAAGGTCAAGGTGAACTGGCACACTTAGAAGGGGATGGAGTCCATGCAGACTTAATACAAAGGCCCATAACCCGGTTGGGTAATAAGATGGTGTTTCTGGGAGAACATGTAGATGTAGCATCCAAGAATGCACTGGGCATTGTAGAAGGAAAGAAGATCATGTTGAAGAACGGACAGGATGAAGTCGCACCATTGGTAGGGGACCGAGTCCAAGCAAACCCAATGAGGTGGCCTGAAGACCAACAAGTTTTGAAGGTCGAAGAAGCAGCCGTACAAGGTGGTGGTGTTGTCATGCGAGGTAGATCAAAACCGAAGCACTCTTTATCTGAAAATGACAATAATACCATCAAACTCAGCAAGCATAAAAATGTGGTGCATCATCTTGGGATCACCCAGAAACCACACCGTAACCTGACCAATGAGCGTAAGGGATGGGTCATCGTTGGTCCGGCTACGGAAAAACATAACCAATGGGGAAATGTTCAAGAGGTTAGACTGGAAAAAGAGGAGCAGATAAAGGATAACGCGATACATGGAGGAGAGGCTGAGGTTGGACGAGATGATGGAGATAGTTGGGTGGGTAATGGTTACTCCGAGGAAGTGGACTATGAATTAGTCAATAAAGCTGTGTTTGACGTGGAAGTCAACTGGGCTCAGACGTTTCAGGTCAGTCCCTTGGATCTCCATTCCACACGCTCTGATTGGATCGATCTGAAGTGTAATGTGTCTGGGAACCTGCTGCTCAGTGAGTTGGATGCTTTGTCTGTCGTGGACGCTTTCATGAAGAAACTTAACAAGAAATATCCAAG ACAGTTTTCTTTACATCGTATAGTGAATGTTGAGAAGAGGTCTGATTATTCTCGAGGCAGTCGATATCTACTGGAACTGGACCTGCTGGAAGCTTCAGGACTTCATCTGCGTCTGGCTCAGTACGTCTATGTGAAAACAACCAATGAACGGGGTTACCGTAAACAAAAAGTTCATGATGCTGAAATTCAGCTCTGCAATCCGTACGGCTTCTACTGGAACCCAGCGGCGACTGTCCACTTTATCATACCAG TGAAGAACCAGGCTCGTTGGATACAGCAGTTTATTTCTGATATGGAGGAGTTATACCGGCTCactggtgaccagaactttaacgTCATCATCACTGATTTTGAAAGTACTGATATGAACATAGAGCAAGCTCTACAAAACTCTTACTTACCCAG GTATCAGTACCTCCGGTTAAGTGGGAACTTTGAGAGATCTGCTGGGCTACAGGCTGGAATAGACCTTATTACT gATGTTCACAGTATTGTGTTTCTCTGTGATCTGCACATTCATTTTCCGACTGGCTTCATTGATACTTTAAGGAAACACTGTGTGGAGGGACGCATGGCTTTCGCTCCTATAGTCATGAGACTCAACTGTGGTGCTACACCACAGGAACCTGATG GTTATTGGGAGGTGAATGGCTTTGGACTTCTGGGCATCTATAAATCAGACCTGGAATCTATTGGGGGCATGAACACCAAAGAATTCACTGACCGCTGGGGTGGAGAAGACTGGGAACTACTGGACAG GATCCTAGAGGGAGGTTTGGAGGTGGAACGAATCTATCTGAGGAACTTCTTCCATCACTTTCACTCAAAGCGAGGAATGTGGAACCGCCAGCCCTTTCGCAACACGTAA